From a single Ferrimicrobium acidiphilum DSM 19497 genomic region:
- a CDS encoding enoyl-CoA hydratase/isomerase family protein produces the protein MDLETVIVNRRESIVELVINRPDRRNALDWPTLTLLHTRLTEMAADPTVKVILLAGQGDKAFSSGVDLAEMGEGDQQRMLHESRAEVAALIQAMWATPQPIVAKVRGFALAGGFGLAMAADVVIASESATFGTPESEVGLWPFQITVPLLRFAPPRFALEMMLTGRRIRATEALDRGLINRVVADDDLDEVVEEFATNLANLSSAATGFGKRSFYQVSGSMDREHFDYLASLLTLVNQFHDAKEGLAARREHRQPRFLGH, from the coding sequence ATGGATTTAGAGACAGTCATCGTAAATCGACGCGAATCTATAGTCGAGTTGGTCATCAACCGACCAGATCGCCGTAATGCACTTGATTGGCCGACGCTCACATTGCTCCATACTCGTTTAACCGAGATGGCCGCCGACCCAACAGTTAAGGTCATCCTTCTTGCGGGGCAGGGAGATAAGGCGTTCTCTAGTGGTGTTGATCTGGCTGAGATGGGAGAGGGAGATCAGCAGCGCATGCTTCATGAGTCCCGCGCAGAGGTGGCAGCCCTGATTCAGGCGATGTGGGCTACTCCCCAGCCAATTGTGGCCAAAGTGCGTGGCTTCGCGCTAGCAGGAGGATTTGGGTTGGCGATGGCTGCTGACGTTGTAATTGCGTCGGAGTCGGCTACCTTTGGGACGCCAGAGTCCGAGGTTGGTCTATGGCCATTCCAGATTACGGTTCCACTTCTCCGTTTCGCACCACCCCGTTTCGCGCTGGAGATGATGCTGACTGGACGACGAATACGTGCAACAGAGGCGTTGGACAGGGGACTCATCAACCGAGTGGTTGCCGATGACGACCTAGATGAGGTGGTGGAAGAGTTCGCAACTAACTTGGCGAACCTTTCGAGTGCGGCCACAGGCTTTGGGAAGCGATCCTTCTACCAGGTCTCTGGTTCTATGGATCGTGAACACTTTGACTACTTGGCATCGTTACTTACGCTGGTGAATCAGTTTCATGATGCCAAGGAGGGATTGGCGGCGCGCCGTGAGCACAGGCAACCTCGGTTTTTGGGCCACTAG
- a CDS encoding methylenetetrahydrofolate reductase yields the protein MRKVELLPAHQGLVRSVEVWPARNEAQSDRLSALLTAMKTVQPDFITVTYGAMGSSRERTLTLIEDLIEEGFAVVAHLACLGHSRSELVDLIHRYQTLGVRGILALRGDPPLDGVVEFAASELHYANELVELVRQESDLPVAVALHPDGHPDSTDTASDIQYAAQKLEHADLGLTQFFFEYASFAGLREAMLGQGVKVPIVPGLMVPATHKQLMKMSQIAGLDPPTSFDGVALSGDGDTSAFQSLALDAAVALAKRAIADGVRGIHLFSMNNARVTTEFFARLQVTASA from the coding sequence TTGCGCAAGGTTGAACTTCTCCCGGCTCACCAGGGTCTCGTGCGCTCGGTAGAGGTATGGCCAGCGCGCAACGAGGCTCAGTCTGATCGACTGAGCGCCCTGCTGACGGCTATGAAGACGGTTCAACCTGACTTTATTACTGTGACCTATGGTGCAATGGGCTCCTCGCGTGAGCGGACACTGACGCTCATCGAAGATCTCATCGAAGAGGGTTTTGCCGTAGTTGCCCACCTTGCGTGCTTGGGACACAGTCGCAGCGAACTTGTCGATCTCATCCATCGCTATCAAACCCTTGGGGTTCGTGGCATACTGGCGCTGCGTGGTGACCCACCGCTCGACGGCGTAGTGGAGTTTGCAGCTAGTGAACTCCACTACGCAAATGAACTAGTCGAGCTCGTGCGCCAAGAGAGTGACCTACCGGTAGCGGTAGCTCTTCATCCTGATGGCCACCCTGACTCAACAGATACTGCAAGTGATATACAGTATGCGGCACAGAAGTTGGAGCATGCAGACCTTGGACTCACCCAGTTCTTCTTCGAGTATGCCTCCTTTGCTGGACTGCGTGAAGCGATGCTTGGCCAGGGGGTGAAGGTCCCGATAGTGCCAGGACTGATGGTGCCAGCGACGCACAAGCAACTCATGAAGATGAGTCAGATCGCTGGTCTTGATCCTCCTACAAGCTTTGATGGGGTGGCTTTATCTGGAGATGGCGATACTTCGGCATTCCAGTCGCTTGCTCTAGACGCTGCGGTAGCGCTTGCGAAGAGGGCAATCGCCGATGGTGTTCGAGGCATCCACCTATTCTCTATGAACAATGCGCGAGTTACCACCGAGTTCTTTGCGCGCCTCCAGGTAACAGCTTCTGCTTGA
- the gmd gene encoding GDP-mannose 4,6-dehydratase, producing MSQPVALITGITGQDGSYLAELLLDKGYTVIGMHRRSSTLNFERIHHIQDRLILEPGDLLDEVSMMRVLRSYRPTEVYNLAAQSFVQTSFGQPVLTGETTALGVTRLLDAIRMVDPQIRFYQASTSEMFGKAQEVPQSELTPFHPRSPYGVAKVYGHWITINYRESYGMHASSGILFNHESPRRGLEFVTRKVTHAVAQIALGLAKKVTLGNLDAQRDWGFAGDYVRAMWLMLQQDEPSDYVIATGETHSVRELCERAFASVDLDWERYVEIDHRFMRPAEVDLLIGDASKARNLLGWAPMVSFEDLIETMVKADLALLNAPLR from the coding sequence ATGAGTCAACCCGTCGCGCTTATCACTGGTATCACTGGCCAGGACGGTTCGTACCTGGCAGAGTTGCTGCTCGACAAGGGCTATACGGTTATCGGCATGCACAGGCGATCGAGCACCCTCAACTTCGAGCGCATCCACCATATCCAAGATCGGTTGATTCTTGAGCCCGGTGATCTCCTTGACGAGGTTTCCATGATGCGTGTACTCCGCAGCTATCGACCCACCGAGGTCTACAATCTTGCCGCACAGTCATTTGTGCAGACATCCTTCGGTCAGCCGGTGCTCACTGGGGAGACGACTGCTCTTGGGGTAACCCGGCTGCTCGATGCTATTCGGATGGTTGACCCTCAGATTCGCTTTTATCAGGCATCCACATCGGAGATGTTTGGCAAGGCACAGGAGGTACCGCAGTCGGAGCTGACGCCATTTCATCCGCGTTCGCCCTACGGTGTGGCAAAGGTGTATGGACACTGGATCACTATCAACTACCGAGAGAGTTATGGAATGCACGCGTCTTCTGGAATCCTCTTTAATCACGAGTCACCGCGTCGTGGGTTGGAGTTTGTCACTCGGAAAGTAACCCATGCTGTGGCGCAAATCGCGTTGGGCTTAGCGAAGAAGGTAACTCTCGGCAACCTAGATGCACAGCGTGACTGGGGTTTCGCGGGTGATTATGTGCGAGCAATGTGGCTCATGCTACAACAGGATGAGCCGTCTGATTATGTGATTGCGACCGGCGAGACGCACTCGGTTCGCGAGCTCTGTGAGCGAGCGTTTGCGTCGGTAGACCTTGATTGGGAGCGATACGTTGAGATCGATCACCGCTTCATGCGCCCTGCCGAGGTTGATCTTCTCATCGGAGATGCCAGCAAGGCGCGCAATTTACTCGGCTGGGCGCCGATGGTAAGTTTCGAGGACCTTATTGAGACGATGGTTAAAGCTGATTTGGCCTTGCTCAACGCACCTTTGAGGTGA
- a CDS encoding TetR/AcrR family transcriptional regulator: MPPSPARTSRLSAADRREIIITAAIEQFALHGFDAASMDEIAAGASVTKPIIYRHFHSKRNLYLELLQEVGERLTSSIEVATATVEPPHDRLRAGVVAFFDFVQHHRSAYLLLFGGRGQRDDEFQHVVDDIQLRIAQLVASRVSGVEDETYRVFVSFALIGLTHGAARSYLLDIERHHSDRFRARLAAKRAAQTAELLWSGMRNLST, encoded by the coding sequence ATGCCACCGTCACCAGCTCGGACGTCCCGACTCTCGGCCGCCGACCGTCGAGAGATTATTATCACCGCTGCCATCGAGCAGTTTGCCCTCCATGGATTTGATGCAGCCTCGATGGATGAAATCGCTGCCGGAGCTTCCGTAACCAAGCCGATTATCTATCGCCACTTTCATTCAAAACGGAACCTCTATCTCGAGCTCCTCCAAGAGGTTGGAGAGCGACTCACGTCTTCGATTGAAGTAGCGACGGCCACCGTCGAACCACCTCATGATCGGCTGAGAGCAGGCGTTGTAGCTTTTTTCGACTTCGTTCAACATCATCGCTCGGCCTATCTCCTCCTCTTTGGCGGACGCGGTCAACGCGACGATGAGTTCCAGCATGTCGTAGACGATATCCAGCTCAGAATCGCCCAATTGGTCGCGAGTCGGGTAAGCGGCGTCGAGGATGAGACTTATCGTGTCTTTGTCTCCTTCGCCTTGATTGGGTTGACCCACGGCGCGGCACGTTCCTATCTTCTCGATATCGAACGACACCATAGCGATCGTTTTCGCGCACGTCTCGCCGCAAAACGGGCAGCGCAGACCGCCGAACTACTGTGGTCAGGAATGCGCAATCTGTCGACGTAG
- a CDS encoding CcmD family protein → MNPYVEAGYTAVTCSLGGYAIFLGVRSRQVKLRLAQMLANEMSHDGLTEDA, encoded by the coding sequence ATGAATCCCTATGTAGAGGCTGGCTATACGGCGGTTACCTGTTCCTTGGGCGGCTATGCCATTTTTCTTGGGGTGCGCTCGCGTCAGGTTAAGCTTCGACTCGCGCAGATGCTAGCCAACGAGATGTCCCACGATGGACTGACAGAGGACGCCTAG
- a CDS encoding heme exporter protein CcmB gives MLRTAVVMAKKDLRLEWRARVLLNQVLPFVFVVIVLFAFGFDAKVEILTQVTPGLFWVTTFFGLELAITRAMAIEGENQAQVGLVMMGVNPRGIFLGKVVAIVLEILVLEVVLSAGIAVLFNSPLHDVALLAGSALLADVGVATVGIVLAGVTEGLGGSLLPLLLFPVVSPVLLCATKVWQYGLDQTAVKAIPWSELLIGFSLIYLVVGILVYGVVLEG, from the coding sequence ATGTTGCGGACCGCAGTAGTCATGGCGAAGAAGGATCTCCGTCTCGAGTGGAGAGCGCGGGTCTTGCTGAACCAAGTGCTCCCGTTCGTCTTTGTGGTTATCGTTCTGTTCGCCTTCGGATTTGATGCAAAGGTCGAGATTCTTACCCAGGTGACTCCGGGGCTATTCTGGGTCACCACCTTCTTTGGACTCGAGTTGGCGATAACACGCGCCATGGCGATCGAGGGGGAGAATCAAGCTCAAGTTGGGCTTGTCATGATGGGCGTTAACCCTCGTGGAATCTTTCTAGGCAAGGTAGTGGCTATCGTTCTTGAGATCTTGGTACTTGAGGTGGTGCTGAGTGCAGGAATAGCAGTGCTATTTAACTCCCCGTTGCATGACGTGGCGCTGTTGGCAGGGAGCGCCCTGCTCGCAGATGTTGGTGTGGCGACGGTGGGAATAGTGCTTGCCGGGGTGACTGAAGGGCTAGGCGGAAGTCTTCTCCCACTGCTGCTGTTCCCAGTGGTCTCGCCAGTGTTGCTCTGTGCCACCAAGGTGTGGCAATATGGGTTAGACCAGACGGCCGTCAAGGCCATTCCTTGGAGTGAGCTGTTAATCGGGTTTTCACTTATCTATCTAGTTGTTGGCATTCTGGTATATGGTGTCGTCTTGGAGGGTTGA
- the ccsA gene encoding cytochrome c biogenesis protein CcsA gives MSTNAKLKRGVGIAALVTIALTFWLGLVVTPPAEVMGNLVRMLYIHPPMAWIAYLAYGITTAASLLYLWKRTRRREWDLLAAASAEAGVFFTGLTILTGSIWGRPAWGVWWTWDALLTATAVLFLLYLGYLALRQVPMSETKRGVRSAIAAVVAFIDVPIVHESVYWWKTLHQTPSVLNPSMNVEVHGSMAWTLLLGFVAFTLAYVWMVWTRFETSKRQAQLVDLEVERAIHERLAAEEVRI, from the coding sequence ATGAGTACAAATGCAAAGTTAAAGCGTGGTGTGGGTATTGCGGCGCTGGTAACGATCGCACTGACATTCTGGTTGGGGCTGGTCGTGACCCCTCCGGCTGAGGTTATGGGTAATTTAGTCAGGATGCTCTACATCCACCCGCCTATGGCGTGGATTGCTTACCTGGCCTACGGGATCACGACGGCTGCGAGCCTGCTCTACTTGTGGAAGCGGACGCGGCGACGAGAGTGGGATCTGCTTGCAGCAGCATCCGCAGAGGCAGGTGTTTTCTTCACCGGGTTGACGATCCTTACTGGGTCGATCTGGGGTCGTCCGGCGTGGGGTGTCTGGTGGACTTGGGATGCGCTCTTGACGGCGACCGCGGTACTGTTTTTGCTCTATCTTGGCTACCTAGCACTCCGGCAGGTACCGATGTCGGAGACCAAACGTGGCGTACGTTCGGCGATCGCTGCCGTCGTCGCCTTCATCGATGTGCCGATCGTGCATGAGTCGGTCTATTGGTGGAAGACGTTGCATCAGACGCCATCGGTATTAAACCCAAGCATGAACGTAGAGGTGCATGGCTCGATGGCGTGGACACTTTTGCTTGGTTTTGTTGCATTTACTCTTGCTTATGTATGGATGGTCTGGACCCGGTTCGAGACCTCGAAGCGACAGGCCCAACTCGTCGACCTTGAGGTTGAAAGAGCTATTCACGAGCGATTGGCAGCTGAAGAGGTGAGGATATGA
- a CDS encoding ATP-binding cassette domain-containing protein, with protein sequence MTESPNGRLVVRLRGATVMLDRFPALARCDFDAYESEVVFVQGPNGSGKTTLLRLLGGLVEAMSGSVLVFGRDPKAEARAIRREVSYLAHSYQMYEDLSGRENLEFFAVAAGCDLDDAIEWSRRLGLATRDLHARFRVLSAGQRKKISAAIALSRRTELLLIDEPHALLDQVSKATLDRGFTEAAQAGKTVIVASHELDRISALATRRYRMSNGSATLVGGT encoded by the coding sequence GTGACGGAGTCACCGAATGGTCGACTTGTCGTGCGTCTTCGCGGCGCCACGGTCATGTTGGACCGTTTCCCAGCGCTGGCCCGTTGCGATTTCGATGCCTACGAGTCAGAGGTAGTCTTCGTTCAAGGTCCCAATGGGTCGGGCAAAACCACCCTCCTGCGTCTCCTCGGTGGACTCGTCGAGGCGATGAGTGGGTCCGTCTTGGTTTTTGGTCGTGATCCCAAAGCCGAAGCGAGAGCGATTCGACGCGAGGTGAGCTACCTGGCTCATTCCTATCAGATGTACGAAGATCTCTCGGGTCGAGAGAATCTCGAGTTCTTTGCGGTGGCTGCTGGATGCGATCTTGATGATGCAATCGAGTGGTCACGGCGGTTGGGTCTAGCGACCAGGGATCTTCACGCACGTTTCCGCGTACTCTCTGCCGGCCAGCGAAAGAAGATCTCTGCCGCGATTGCACTCTCCAGACGCACTGAGCTTCTGCTTATTGACGAACCACATGCCCTGCTTGACCAGGTAAGTAAGGCTACATTGGATCGGGGGTTTACTGAGGCCGCGCAGGCGGGCAAGACGGTCATCGTAGCCTCACATGAACTCGATCGTATCTCTGCGCTTGCAACTCGTAGGTATCGGATGTCGAACGGTTCTGCCACCCTCGTCGGGGGTACGTGA
- a CDS encoding MFS transporter, translating into MSDQSISDALNNAPLSRFHTRSIFVAGMGFFTDAYDLFIIGTATTLIAKQWGLSASETGLINSITLLSAFFGAIIFGRISDKLGRKKVYGMEAALMVLGAVLSAFSPSFIWLLVFRFILGIGVGGDYPMSAVLMSEYSNTKSRGKLVGLVFAMQALGTVAGYVVALALLSADVNPNIAWRLMLGLGAVPALAVVYLRRKMPESPRYSSRVRGDNVGAARDLAAFSGGELVVARADDKPARMSLRAFLSNRRYLLYLLGTAGSWFVFDYAYYGNSVSAPLIVKSVLGGTGAHVLTEAIALQLIVFTVAAVPGYYLAAMFMDRIGHKRLQLIGFLFMGLAFLAIGVIPNVTTFVLPFLLLFGVSYFFAEFGPNETTFVLSAEMYPTSVRSTGHGLSAGIAKFGAFLGVYLFPIIKSHLGVAGALDFSFGMAVLGFLVTLVLPEPANRSMEDVSGEDDIAAHAEQIVRAAEDRLAKQPE; encoded by the coding sequence ATGAGCGATCAATCCATATCGGACGCATTGAACAATGCTCCTCTATCCCGGTTTCACACACGATCAATCTTCGTAGCGGGAATGGGCTTCTTTACCGATGCCTATGACCTCTTCATTATTGGCACCGCTACCACCCTGATTGCTAAGCAGTGGGGTCTCAGTGCTTCAGAGACCGGTCTCATTAACTCGATTACCTTGCTTTCAGCCTTCTTCGGTGCGATAATCTTTGGGCGAATCTCAGACAAGCTCGGACGCAAGAAGGTCTACGGGATGGAGGCAGCTCTTATGGTGCTGGGAGCGGTTCTCTCGGCCTTTTCTCCGAGCTTTATCTGGCTGCTTGTCTTCCGTTTCATCCTGGGAATCGGCGTCGGCGGCGACTACCCGATGTCGGCGGTGCTGATGAGCGAGTACTCTAACACCAAGTCGCGAGGCAAACTCGTTGGCCTCGTATTTGCCATGCAGGCGCTCGGAACGGTCGCTGGATATGTCGTTGCACTCGCCTTGCTGTCGGCAGACGTAAACCCGAATATAGCATGGAGATTGATGCTCGGATTAGGTGCGGTTCCAGCCCTTGCTGTGGTCTACCTGCGCCGGAAGATGCCAGAATCACCGAGGTACAGCTCTAGAGTCAGGGGTGATAACGTGGGAGCAGCCCGAGACTTGGCAGCCTTTTCTGGCGGCGAACTCGTCGTTGCTCGTGCGGATGATAAGCCAGCTCGCATGAGCCTCCGCGCATTTCTTTCGAATCGCCGATACCTGCTCTACCTCCTTGGAACCGCTGGCTCGTGGTTTGTATTCGACTATGCCTACTACGGCAACTCCGTCTCTGCTCCACTGATCGTCAAGAGCGTGCTGGGTGGTACCGGAGCTCATGTACTTACGGAGGCGATCGCCCTCCAGCTGATCGTCTTTACTGTTGCGGCTGTACCCGGCTATTACTTGGCGGCCATGTTTATGGACAGAATAGGGCATAAGCGACTCCAGCTCATCGGCTTCCTGTTTATGGGGCTGGCCTTTCTCGCCATTGGAGTGATTCCAAACGTCACCACTTTCGTGTTGCCCTTCCTGCTTCTGTTTGGTGTGAGTTACTTCTTCGCTGAGTTCGGTCCTAATGAGACCACCTTTGTCCTGAGCGCCGAGATGTATCCTACGAGTGTGCGTTCGACTGGCCATGGTCTGTCAGCAGGCATAGCAAAGTTTGGCGCCTTCCTCGGGGTCTACCTCTTCCCAATCATCAAGAGTCATCTTGGGGTTGCTGGTGCCCTTGACTTCTCGTTCGGCATGGCTGTTCTTGGATTCTTGGTTACACTCGTTCTACCTGAACCAGCGAATCGATCGATGGAGGATGTCTCCGGTGAAGACGATATCGCGGCCCACGCTGAGCAGATTGTGCGTGCCGCAGAGGACCGTCTGGCAAAACAACCGGAGTAA
- a CDS encoding WhiB family transcriptional regulator produces the protein MDYSKGEGTLATDDVEEIVWVSEPWMAVGACRGLDPAIFFPSDGAGVIGARKICCNCDVIDECLDYALKNRIEHGVWGGSSERERKRLQRARLLRRSMECW, from the coding sequence ATGGATTACTCAAAGGGGGAGGGAACCTTGGCAACTGACGATGTCGAAGAGATCGTTTGGGTAAGCGAGCCATGGATGGCGGTTGGGGCATGCAGGGGGTTGGATCCGGCAATATTTTTTCCTTCCGATGGTGCAGGTGTCATAGGTGCAAGAAAGATCTGTTGTAACTGCGATGTGATCGACGAGTGCCTTGATTATGCCTTGAAGAATCGGATTGAGCATGGCGTTTGGGGGGGTTCGTCGGAACGCGAACGCAAACGCCTGCAGCGAGCTCGACTGCTTCGCCGATCGATGGAGTGCTGGTAG
- a CDS encoding MarR family winged helix-turn-helix transcriptional regulator: MHQNDTSERDAFLKEIEDGIRSMIRWSRRHSSLLAHDLYQGLDLTALTILSALADHPGSRLTNIAEWLKLDLSNASRQTSLLESAQLIERTTDPNDRRSTLLSLSPEGRKVLDKARSDSTNFMHRIYQDWETVELAQFASMITRTIDAIDEISSPLEHDHT; the protein is encoded by the coding sequence ATGCATCAAAACGACACATCCGAAAGGGACGCCTTCCTTAAAGAAATCGAAGACGGAATCCGCTCCATGATCCGGTGGAGTCGACGCCACTCATCGCTACTCGCCCACGACCTCTATCAAGGACTCGACCTTACGGCATTGACAATTCTGTCCGCGCTCGCGGACCATCCAGGATCTCGGCTCACCAACATTGCCGAATGGCTCAAACTTGATCTCTCGAATGCGAGTCGACAAACATCCTTACTCGAATCAGCTCAACTAATCGAAAGAACCACGGACCCGAACGATCGTCGTTCCACTCTCCTTTCGCTCAGCCCTGAGGGGCGAAAGGTCCTTGACAAGGCACGGAGTGACTCGACCAATTTCATGCACCGTATCTACCAAGATTGGGAGACCGTTGAACTCGCTCAATTTGCCTCGATGATTACGCGAACGATCGACGCGATCGACGAGATCAGCAGTCCACTCGAGCATGATCACACCTAG
- a CDS encoding cytochrome c maturation protein CcmE, producing the protein MTLADEEFSEWKTVEGPGRSRAKLIRSLVVLAVIFVALGFVLFKGATNSLEYFLTVQQANAARAKLGTQSFRMEGVVVPGSVDPTPAGVDFTIRFNHSEDRVTEIGNPPQLFQPSIPVVIQGHFQGNVFVSSLIEVKHSSNYVAEHPTRIAKPGGTQG; encoded by the coding sequence ATGACGTTAGCCGACGAGGAGTTTTCAGAGTGGAAGACGGTCGAGGGTCCAGGACGGTCACGAGCCAAGTTAATCAGATCGCTCGTGGTCTTGGCTGTTATATTTGTGGCTCTAGGGTTCGTGCTATTCAAGGGAGCCACCAACTCGCTGGAGTATTTTCTGACCGTACAGCAGGCCAACGCCGCACGTGCAAAGCTCGGCACTCAAAGCTTTCGTATGGAGGGTGTCGTGGTCCCCGGTTCGGTGGATCCTACCCCTGCTGGGGTGGACTTCACTATCCGCTTCAACCACTCTGAGGATCGTGTTACTGAGATTGGGAATCCGCCGCAGCTATTCCAACCCAGTATCCCGGTAGTGATTCAGGGACACTTCCAGGGCAATGTTTTCGTCTCAAGTCTGATCGAGGTCAAACACAGTTCCAACTATGTGGCCGAGCATCCTACGCGAATCGCCAAACCAGGAGGAACCCAAGGCTGA
- a CDS encoding heme lyase CcmF/NrfE family subunit translates to MFDAALGSAGLVLAFVFGLAGTFTSFYGAARHSDRLMSGSRTLLLVGFCGTIVATIAMEQALVTHDFSLAYVVANNSKETPLLFSITGMWSALQGSLLLWAIVQGLYIALLIFAMRHEADRRTGSVALGILGVVFSYFSGVLLFAASPFITTVGVIPADGRGPNPLLQDYPLVAVHPPILYMGFVGMSVPFALMSAALITGRLNGDWILRVRNWSLITWVFLTIGIVLGAWWSYQVLGWGGYWAWDPVENSALLPWLCGIAFIHSVLIDRRRKRMGVASYSLVAAAFALTILGTYFTRSGVLQSVHAFSDSSLGTVLILFFVAIVVFEIGLSIFAADRLMGQPRFALLSRPGSLLINNAIFGLLTLIVLAGTVYPLFAHYFEHQTVDVGAPFFNSFVIPLCLVLLAVMAIGPWLNWRKTSAELLGQRLLLPGAAAVAVLAISAFAGVTAMATLGAYALATFVIVSSVIIIYGNLSRASGRRISAIVSRSSAGMLTHIGLAIIAVGMASATTFGHQGSVKMVPGQTVHVYGQTLTYKGVETVVTPAKTSFEANVVVNGGKTYHPAITQFGTYAAAVGTPAVNVGLTRDVYLTIDSAPTTVKGTITLGIVVQPLIFWLWAGAGVMVLGGLLSVFGIREQNRRRRERTSSPDLAVEVKV, encoded by the coding sequence ATGTTCGACGCGGCACTTGGGTCGGCAGGGCTTGTCCTCGCCTTTGTTTTCGGTCTCGCAGGAACCTTTACCTCCTTTTACGGTGCTGCTCGGCACAGTGATCGCCTGATGTCAGGTTCGCGAACACTGTTGCTGGTTGGTTTTTGTGGAACGATAGTTGCTACGATTGCGATGGAACAGGCGTTGGTCACTCATGACTTCTCGCTAGCCTACGTTGTCGCCAACAACTCCAAAGAAACTCCGCTTCTATTCTCGATTACTGGAATGTGGTCGGCGCTTCAAGGATCGTTGCTCTTATGGGCAATCGTCCAGGGGCTCTACATAGCGTTGCTCATCTTCGCGATGCGACACGAGGCTGATCGACGAACCGGGTCGGTGGCACTTGGGATTCTTGGAGTTGTTTTCAGCTACTTCTCGGGCGTCTTACTCTTCGCCGCCAGTCCATTCATCACGACGGTTGGAGTGATTCCGGCGGACGGGAGGGGTCCTAATCCGTTGCTGCAGGACTACCCATTGGTTGCCGTTCATCCTCCGATCTTGTACATGGGTTTTGTCGGTATGAGTGTTCCATTTGCACTGATGTCGGCAGCGTTGATCACTGGACGTCTCAATGGTGACTGGATACTGAGAGTGCGCAACTGGTCCCTTATCACCTGGGTATTCTTGACCATAGGCATAGTCCTGGGGGCATGGTGGTCGTATCAGGTGCTTGGCTGGGGAGGGTATTGGGCTTGGGACCCGGTGGAGAACTCAGCGCTGCTCCCTTGGCTGTGTGGTATCGCCTTCATTCATTCTGTGCTCATAGACCGCCGTCGTAAACGGATGGGAGTTGCCAGCTACTCTTTAGTAGCTGCCGCCTTTGCCCTGACTATTCTCGGCACCTATTTCACTAGGTCGGGTGTACTTCAGTCGGTCCATGCATTCTCGGACTCGAGCCTTGGCACGGTGCTCATTCTATTCTTCGTTGCGATTGTGGTCTTTGAGATTGGGCTTTCGATCTTTGCTGCAGATCGATTGATGGGGCAGCCCCGATTCGCGTTGTTGTCCAGACCTGGGTCGTTGCTGATCAACAACGCAATCTTTGGACTACTCACGCTGATCGTACTCGCGGGAACGGTATACCCGCTGTTTGCGCATTACTTCGAGCACCAGACCGTTGATGTCGGCGCTCCATTCTTCAATTCTTTTGTGATACCGCTTTGCCTCGTTCTCCTGGCAGTGATGGCCATTGGTCCTTGGTTGAACTGGCGTAAAACTAGTGCCGAGCTACTCGGGCAACGACTACTGTTGCCTGGCGCTGCGGCGGTGGCTGTTCTAGCGATCTCAGCCTTTGCCGGAGTGACGGCGATGGCTACGTTGGGTGCGTACGCGTTAGCAACCTTTGTGATTGTATCATCGGTGATCATCATCTATGGGAACCTCTCGCGCGCCTCGGGGCGTCGCATATCCGCGATCGTATCTCGCTCCTCGGCGGGCATGCTAACTCACATTGGGCTGGCGATCATAGCCGTTGGAATGGCCTCAGCGACGACTTTTGGACACCAAGGTTCAGTCAAGATGGTCCCCGGTCAGACCGTCCATGTCTATGGTCAGACCTTAACCTATAAAGGGGTGGAGACCGTGGTCACCCCTGCAAAGACCTCCTTCGAGGCGAACGTGGTCGTCAATGGAGGCAAGACTTACCATCCAGCGATCACCCAGTTCGGGACCTATGCCGCTGCAGTCGGTACTCCAGCGGTGAATGTGGGGCTGACTCGCGACGTCTATTTGACGATCGATTCTGCCCCTACAACCGTCAAGGGTACGATCACGTTGGGGATTGTCGTGCAACCGCTGATCTTCTGGTTGTGGGCTGGTGCAGGCGTTATGGTGCTCGGCGGCCTGTTGAGTGTCTTTGGCATCCGTGAACAAAATAGAAGACGAAGAGAGCGGACATCCTCCCCAGATTTGGCCGTCGAGGTTAAGGTGTGA